Proteins from a genomic interval of Solidesulfovibrio sp.:
- a CDS encoding HD domain-containing phosphohydrolase: MDIRRRLARLGHEVVAVVDSGEEAVRVVLETAPDIVLMDIMLRGEMDGIEAAGRIRDQGGPPVVFLTAHTDGQTLKRAGETGPYGYVIKPFEERELGATLDIALYKSRMERRLTETERWMSMTLAHLGEGVLTVDPGGLVRFANPEALRLLGEEAAGLSGRELRSVYRTRTVFCPASAEAASDKRERSALLCRKDGTHLPIEQTRSPIVDDRGKTLGTVVVFRDISHHRNVEQALRRSLANLRRTLEETVNALTVTSETRDPFTAGHQQRVSRLAHALAVELGFEAEGREAVRLAGLVHDIGKIHVPSEILAKPEVLTPIEMGIVRDHSRVGHDILRDIPFPWPVARMVLEHHERLDGSGYPGGLRGEDLLPGSRVLAVADVVEAMTAHRPYRAALRLDTALGEISQGRGVRYDPDVVDACLLLFERGGFRF, from the coding sequence ATGGACATCCGCCGGCGGCTGGCGCGCCTGGGCCACGAGGTCGTGGCCGTGGTCGACTCCGGGGAGGAAGCCGTGCGCGTGGTTTTGGAAACCGCGCCGGACATCGTCCTGATGGACATCATGTTGCGGGGGGAAATGGACGGCATCGAGGCGGCCGGGCGCATCCGGGACCAGGGCGGCCCGCCGGTGGTGTTCCTGACCGCCCACACCGACGGGCAAACCCTGAAGCGGGCCGGGGAGACGGGGCCGTACGGCTATGTCATCAAGCCGTTCGAGGAGCGCGAACTGGGCGCGACCCTGGACATCGCCCTGTACAAGTCGCGCATGGAACGCCGGCTGACCGAAACCGAGCGCTGGATGAGCATGACCCTGGCCCACCTGGGCGAAGGGGTGTTGACCGTCGATCCGGGGGGGCTGGTCCGGTTCGCCAATCCCGAGGCCTTGCGGCTGCTTGGCGAGGAAGCCGCCGGCCTGTCCGGCCGCGAGCTGCGGTCGGTCTACCGCACGCGCACCGTCTTTTGCCCGGCCTCGGCCGAGGCCGCTTCCGACAAACGGGAACGCAGCGCCCTGTTGTGCCGCAAGGACGGAACACACCTGCCCATCGAGCAGACCCGCTCCCCCATCGTCGACGACCGGGGGAAAACGCTCGGCACGGTGGTGGTTTTCCGCGACATCAGCCACCACCGCAACGTGGAGCAGGCCTTGCGCCGGTCCCTGGCCAACCTGCGCCGCACCCTGGAGGAAACGGTCAACGCGCTCACCGTGACCTCGGAAACCCGCGATCCCTTCACCGCCGGCCACCAGCAGCGCGTTTCCCGCCTGGCCCACGCCCTGGCCGTGGAACTGGGGTTCGAGGCCGAAGGGCGCGAGGCCGTGCGCCTGGCCGGGCTCGTCCACGACATCGGCAAGATCCACGTGCCCTCGGAGATCCTGGCCAAGCCCGAAGTCCTCACCCCCATCGAGATGGGCATCGTGCGCGACCACAGCCGGGTCGGCCACGACATCCTCCGGGACATCCCCTTTCCCTGGCCCGTGGCCCGGATGGTGCTCGAACACCACGAGCGCCTGGACGGTTCGGGCTATCCCGGCGGGCTTCGCGGCGAGGACCTGCTGCCCGGTTCGCGCGTCCTGGCCGTGGCCGACGTGGTCGAGGCCATGACCGCCCACCGGCCCTACCGGGCGGCGTTGCGCCTCGATACCGCCCTGGGCGAGATCAGCCAGGGCCGGGGCGTCCGTTACGACCCGGATGTGGTGGACGCCTGCCTGCTTCTCTTCGAACGGGGGGGCTTTCGGTTCTAA
- a CDS encoding polyphenol oxidase family protein has product MNHIPFAFPGLPRIGCAFGCGPRTMAFTGAPDPAAVTATRQALQRELGFGHWHSLKQVHGVHMVFEPEFDTLDRPSIEAGDGLAESRPGRALAVKTADCQPVLLAHESQEFIAALHVGWRGNVADFCARGVRSLCVRYGLDPRELFAVRGPSLGPGESEFTNFEAEFGEAFRPYFDHRTRRVDLWRLTRDQLVAAGLSRDRIFGLDLCTRSLPLFFSYRRDKTAGRQASLIWIRP; this is encoded by the coding sequence ATGAACCACATTCCCTTCGCCTTTCCCGGCCTGCCCCGCATCGGCTGCGCTTTCGGCTGCGGCCCGCGCACCATGGCCTTCACCGGCGCCCCGGACCCGGCCGCCGTCACGGCGACCCGCCAAGCCCTCCAGCGCGAGCTCGGCTTCGGCCATTGGCATTCGCTCAAGCAGGTGCACGGCGTGCACATGGTTTTCGAGCCGGAGTTCGACACCCTCGACCGCCCGAGCATCGAAGCCGGCGACGGCCTGGCCGAGAGCCGGCCGGGCCGGGCCCTGGCCGTCAAGACCGCCGATTGCCAGCCGGTGCTCCTCGCCCACGAGTCCCAGGAGTTCATCGCCGCCCTGCATGTGGGCTGGCGGGGCAACGTGGCCGATTTCTGCGCTCGGGGGGTGCGGTCGCTGTGCGTGCGCTACGGCCTCGATCCGCGCGAGCTTTTCGCCGTGCGCGGCCCGAGCCTGGGGCCGGGGGAATCGGAATTCACCAACTTCGAGGCGGAATTCGGCGAGGCCTTCCGCCCCTATTTCGACCACCGCACCCGCCGGGTCGACCTGTGGCGGCTCACCCGCGACCAGCTCGTGGCGGCGGGCCTTTCCCGCGACCGGATCTTCGGCCTGGACCTGTGCACCAGGAGCCTGCCGCTTTTTTTCTCCTACCGGCGCGACAAAACCGCCGGCCGGCAGGCCAGCCTCATCTGGATCCGGCCGTAA
- a CDS encoding 5-formyltetrahydrofolate cyclo-ligase, giving the protein MQPYGEFAVQKAAIRREMRARRTALPREFVKTASETVAKRLFEQPRLASATEILAYLPIRNEVDAGFAARLALSLGKRLLLPRCRPGSPGVMDLGCVTRLDDLEPGSFGILEPCPDACRPAEAFSPDVILVPGLAFDPTGGRLGYGGGYYDRLLSLPTTAGTFVVGLAYDFQIVPRLPREAWDKPVDAVVTEQQTLHRPA; this is encoded by the coding sequence ATGCAACCATACGGCGAATTCGCGGTCCAAAAGGCGGCCATCCGCCGCGAAATGCGCGCCCGCCGCACGGCCTTGCCCCGGGAATTCGTGAAAACGGCCAGCGAAACCGTGGCCAAACGGCTTTTCGAGCAGCCCCGGCTGGCTTCGGCCACGGAAATCCTGGCCTACCTGCCCATCCGCAACGAGGTGGATGCCGGCTTTGCCGCCCGCCTCGCCCTGTCCCTGGGCAAAAGGCTGCTCCTGCCCCGTTGCCGCCCCGGCTCGCCCGGGGTGATGGACCTCGGCTGCGTCACCCGCCTGGACGACCTGGAACCGGGCAGTTTCGGCATCCTGGAGCCGTGCCCGGACGCCTGCCGGCCGGCCGAGGCCTTTTCCCCGGACGTCATCCTGGTCCCGGGGCTGGCCTTCGACCCGACGGGGGGGCGCCTGGGCTACGGCGGCGGCTACTACGACCGGCTGCTTTCCCTGCCCACGACGGCGGGGACTTTCGTCGTGGGCCTGGCCTACGACTTCCAGATCGTGCCCCGGCTGCCGCGCGAGGCTTGGGACAAGCCCGTGGACGCCGTGGTCACCGAACAGCAAACCCTCCATAGGCCCGCATGA
- a CDS encoding metallophosphoesterase family protein, with translation MGEGAYWIGIGDIHDDTRAIDRLPGLAAAAGVVISGDLTVKGGAPAARAVIEAVRRHNAVILAQIGNMDKADVDSYLSGEGVNIHATGRVTPQGVGFFGCGWSTPTPFGTPSEAGEERIAAWLDAAHAAVAHCPHLVMVCHTPPYGTATDVVGGGTHVGSRAVRAFIERVQPAVCLTGHIHEARAVDAIGATTVVNPGALAGGGYARVTFDGRLLGAELLAFA, from the coding sequence ATGGGCGAGGGCGCATACTGGATCGGCATCGGCGACATCCACGACGACACGCGGGCCATCGACCGGTTGCCGGGCCTTGCGGCGGCGGCGGGAGTGGTCATTTCCGGCGACCTGACCGTGAAGGGCGGTGCCCCGGCGGCCAGGGCGGTCATCGAGGCCGTGCGCCGCCACAACGCCGTGATCCTGGCGCAGATCGGCAACATGGACAAGGCCGACGTGGACAGCTACCTCTCCGGCGAGGGCGTGAACATCCACGCCACCGGCCGGGTCACGCCCCAAGGCGTGGGCTTTTTCGGCTGCGGCTGGTCCACGCCCACCCCCTTCGGCACGCCCAGCGAAGCCGGCGAGGAGCGCATCGCGGCCTGGCTCGACGCCGCCCACGCCGCCGTGGCCCACTGCCCCCACCTGGTCATGGTCTGCCACACCCCGCCCTACGGCACGGCCACGGACGTGGTCGGCGGCGGGACCCACGTGGGCAGCCGGGCGGTGCGGGCCTTCATCGAGCGCGTCCAGCCGGCGGTGTGCCTCACCGGCCACATCCACGAAGCCCGGGCCGTGGACGCCATCGGCGCCACGACCGTCGTCAACCCCGGCGCCCTGGCCGGCGGCGGCTACGCCCGGGTGACCTTCGACGGGCGGCTGCTCGGGGCCGAGCTGCTGGCGTTCGCCTGA
- a CDS encoding response regulator, with protein sequence MYVVNVIDIVFYRAFLSKIYLTAGVDYVFAFPEEGAVDLPLTDPAPDAVLLQDSYMSLDSAQCIERIRAAARTAGRGIPILYLLPFDAGDAAGMAAVPEGRDIHPVNRHNLARVLDDIHRRGQTPPQTARRRILFVDAGRTLLHVVRAALSEAGFQVVAAHDAGQALSLCRKHPYELVLTSVLLPGGLSGLDLCRRLKEENPGRYLPVVILSSSDDPLDMETAFGCGADDYLLKSFTPEMLAAKVSEHLDLVERKRHNKILIADDTKLIREMLRHSFIKSGHCVLTAADGREAYELALAHRPDVVVTDIEMPVMDGYALCEKLRDEPELRHTLVVIMSARGRQSDILRGERLGVSRYFVKPFDVEKMQLVVEQLLAESYRHAKKEHEHVLASMSALITALEARDEYTKGHTARVSRMAMRLGRALELDDRALRELEIAANLHDIGKIGVRDAVLLKPGKLTPEEYAKIQEHAVIGAEILRPIISLAHVLPLILLHHERWDGRGYPTAIMGEDIPLGARVIAIADAFDAMTTDRPYRRGMPLAEALRIIEEEAGRQFCPVCAQAFLDMMHDDEPTGEFLEETGLPQ encoded by the coding sequence ATGTACGTCGTCAATGTCATCGACATCGTCTTCTACCGGGCGTTTTTGTCCAAGATCTATCTCACGGCCGGCGTGGACTACGTGTTCGCCTTTCCCGAGGAAGGGGCCGTGGACCTCCCCCTGACGGACCCGGCCCCGGATGCCGTGCTGCTCCAGGACTCCTACATGAGCCTGGACAGCGCCCAGTGCATCGAGCGCATCCGGGCGGCGGCCCGGACGGCCGGCCGCGGCATCCCCATCCTCTACCTGCTGCCCTTCGACGCGGGCGATGCCGCGGGCATGGCCGCCGTGCCCGAGGGCCGCGACATCCATCCGGTCAACCGCCACAACCTGGCCAGGGTGCTCGACGACATCCATAGACGCGGCCAGACGCCGCCCCAGACCGCCCGACGGCGCATCCTGTTCGTGGACGCCGGCCGGACCCTGCTGCACGTGGTGCGGGCGGCCCTGTCCGAGGCGGGGTTTCAGGTCGTGGCCGCCCACGACGCCGGACAGGCCCTGTCGCTTTGCCGCAAGCACCCCTACGAGCTGGTGCTGACCAGCGTCCTTCTGCCCGGCGGCCTGTCCGGGCTCGACCTGTGCCGGCGGCTCAAGGAGGAAAACCCGGGCCGCTATCTGCCGGTCGTCATCCTGTCGAGCAGCGACGATCCCCTGGACATGGAAACGGCCTTCGGCTGCGGGGCCGACGACTACCTGCTCAAATCCTTCACCCCGGAGATGCTGGCCGCCAAGGTGTCCGAACACCTGGACCTGGTGGAACGCAAGCGCCACAACAAGATCCTGATCGCCGACGACACCAAGCTCATCCGGGAGATGCTGCGCCACAGCTTCATCAAGAGCGGGCACTGCGTGCTGACCGCCGCCGACGGCCGCGAGGCCTACGAACTGGCCCTGGCCCACCGGCCCGACGTGGTGGTCACGGACATCGAGATGCCGGTCATGGACGGCTACGCCCTGTGCGAGAAGCTGCGCGACGAGCCGGAACTGCGCCACACCCTGGTGGTCATCATGAGCGCCCGGGGCCGGCAAAGCGACATCCTGCGCGGCGAGCGCCTGGGCGTGTCGCGCTATTTCGTCAAACCCTTCGACGTGGAGAAGATGCAGCTCGTGGTGGAACAACTGCTCGCCGAAAGCTACCGGCACGCCAAAAAGGAGCACGAGCACGTCCTGGCCAGCATGTCCGCGCTCATCACCGCCCTGGAGGCCCGCGACGAATACACCAAGGGCCACACGGCCCGGGTCTCGCGCATGGCCATGCGCCTGGGCCGGGCCCTGGAGCTCGACGACCGGGCCCTGCGGGAACTCGAAATCGCGGCCAACCTCCACGACATCGGCAAGATCGGCGTGCGCGACGCCGTGCTGCTCAAGCCCGGCAAACTCACGCCCGAGGAATACGCCAAGATCCAGGAGCACGCCGTCATCGGCGCCGAGATCCTGCGCCCCATCATTTCCCTGGCCCACGTCCTGCCGCTGATCCTGCTGCACCACGAGCGCTGGGACGGCCGGGGCTACCCCACGGCCATCATGGGCGAGGACATTCCGCTCGGCGCCCGCGTCATCGCCATCGCCGACGCCTTCGACGCCATGACCACGGACCGGCCCTACCGCCGGGGCATGCCCCTGGCCGAGGCCCTGCGCATCATCGAGGAGGAGGCCGGCCGGCAGTTCTGCCCGGTCTGCGCCCAGGCCTTTCTGGACATGATGCACGACGACGAACCGACCGGGGAATTCCTGGAGGAAACGGGTTTACCACAATGA
- a CDS encoding exodeoxyribonuclease III, with amino-acid sequence MILLSWNVNGLRAVVQKGFWDWLGGCGADVVGVQESKIQIGHEADFGHTEAYKTVWSSSTVKKGYSGVGCFYRVEPLAISLELPDPAFGGEGRLIRMEFNEFYFFNVYFPNGGRGPERLAYKLAFYDAFLAQAEELRRRKPIVVCGDFNTAHTALDLKNAKANEKTSGFLPEERAWLDAFTAAGYVDTFRMFTKEGGHYTWWDYRFKARDRNVGWRIDYFFVSEELRGKVRRAWIDNTVFGSDHCPVGLDLDAT; translated from the coding sequence ATGATTTTGCTTAGCTGGAACGTCAACGGCCTGCGGGCCGTGGTGCAGAAGGGGTTCTGGGACTGGCTTGGCGGCTGCGGCGCGGATGTGGTCGGCGTCCAGGAATCCAAGATCCAGATCGGCCATGAGGCGGATTTCGGCCACACCGAGGCCTACAAGACCGTCTGGTCCAGTTCCACGGTGAAAAAGGGCTATTCCGGCGTGGGCTGCTTCTACCGGGTGGAACCGCTGGCCATTTCCCTGGAATTGCCGGACCCGGCCTTCGGCGGCGAGGGACGGCTGATCCGGATGGAATTCAACGAGTTCTACTTCTTCAACGTCTATTTCCCCAACGGCGGCCGGGGACCCGAACGCCTGGCCTACAAGTTGGCCTTCTACGACGCCTTCCTGGCCCAGGCCGAGGAGCTGCGCCGTCGCAAGCCCATCGTGGTCTGCGGCGACTTCAACACCGCCCACACCGCCCTGGACCTCAAAAACGCCAAGGCCAACGAAAAGACCTCGGGATTTTTGCCCGAGGAACGGGCCTGGCTCGACGCCTTCACGGCCGCCGGCTACGTGGACACCTTCCGGATGTTTACCAAGGAGGGCGGGCACTACACCTGGTGGGACTACCGCTTCAAGGCCCGGGACCGCAACGTGGGCTGGCGCATCGACTATTTCTTCGTCTCCGAGGAGCTGCGCGGCAAGGTGCGCCGGGCCTGGATCGACAATACGGTCTTCGGCTCGGACCACTGCCCGGTGGGCCTCGACCTCGACGCGACCTAA
- a CDS encoding fused MFS/spermidine synthase, producing the protein MLEVVVFGCGAAVMVLELVGARILAPFCGTSLVVWTGLIGLVMASLALGYWLGGKLADRRPEARVLSGLIALAAVLVAATAVTKIPLLEFLASRETGPRLMVLGATLALFAPAAALLGMVSPFAVRLAVRDAASAGATSGRLYALSTAGSIVGTFAAGFYLIAALGTTAILLAVAAFLLLLSLLAWRGGIKAKIAVGAVIALCGLGLWANDASLAAAGVEDIDTAYGRLLVYQGIAPESGRPIRLMTTGPSRCQSAVYLDAPDELALPYTRFFALALTMVEQPRRVLVLGGGGYSFPRHVLSAFPQAAVTVVELDPGVTAIARKHFGLADDPRLTIAHEDARAFVNRDSGPYDLIYLDVFGTDYLPPFHVVTREAARRLSALLAPGGVVVVNAIGAPAGPGGRFLRSLAATFADVFAETAVYALAGPGRAGEEQNVMLTARREPGPAPVPANAEARAFLAGRIDDPAGTDAVPLTDDHAPVEWLGLGLGL; encoded by the coding sequence ATGCTGGAAGTCGTCGTTTTCGGCTGCGGCGCGGCGGTCATGGTCCTGGAACTGGTCGGGGCGCGCATCCTGGCCCCGTTTTGCGGCACCTCGCTCGTAGTCTGGACCGGGCTGATCGGCCTGGTCATGGCCAGCCTGGCCCTGGGCTACTGGCTCGGCGGCAAGCTCGCCGACCGCCGGCCCGAGGCCAGGGTGCTGTCGGGCCTGATCGCCCTGGCCGCCGTGCTGGTGGCGGCCACGGCGGTCACCAAGATTCCGTTGCTGGAATTCTTGGCCAGCCGCGAAACCGGGCCCAGACTCATGGTCCTCGGGGCGACGCTGGCGCTGTTCGCCCCGGCGGCCGCCCTGCTCGGCATGGTCTCGCCCTTCGCCGTGCGCCTGGCCGTGCGCGACGCCGCCTCGGCCGGGGCGACCAGCGGCCGGCTCTACGCCCTGTCCACGGCCGGCAGCATCGTCGGCACCTTCGCCGCCGGCTTCTACCTCATCGCGGCGCTCGGCACCACGGCCATCCTGCTTGCCGTGGCCGCCTTCCTGCTGCTTTTGTCGCTGCTCGCCTGGCGGGGCGGGATCAAGGCGAAAATCGCGGTCGGAGCGGTCATCGCCCTGTGCGGCCTGGGGCTTTGGGCCAACGACGCCTCGCTGGCCGCCGCCGGGGTCGAGGACATCGACACGGCCTACGGCCGCCTGCTCGTCTACCAGGGCATCGCACCGGAAAGCGGCCGCCCCATCCGCCTCATGACCACGGGCCCCAGCCGCTGCCAGTCGGCCGTCTACCTCGATGCGCCGGACGAACTCGCCCTGCCCTACACCCGCTTTTTCGCCCTGGCCCTGACCATGGTCGAGCAACCGAGGCGCGTCCTGGTCCTGGGCGGCGGGGGCTACAGCTTTCCGCGCCATGTGCTGTCCGCCTTCCCCCAGGCCGCCGTCACCGTGGTCGAGCTCGACCCCGGGGTCACGGCCATCGCCCGCAAGCACTTCGGACTGGCCGACGACCCGCGCCTGACCATCGCCCACGAGGATGCCCGGGCCTTCGTCAACCGGGACAGCGGCCCCTACGACCTGATCTATCTGGATGTCTTCGGCACGGACTACCTGCCGCCCTTCCACGTGGTCACGCGCGAGGCGGCCAGGCGGCTGTCGGCCCTGCTCGCCCCGGGGGGCGTGGTCGTGGTCAACGCCATCGGCGCGCCGGCCGGGCCGGGCGGGCGCTTTCTGCGCTCCCTGGCCGCCACCTTCGCCGACGTCTTCGCCGAGACGGCCGTCTACGCCCTGGCCGGGCCGGGGCGGGCCGGCGAGGAACAAAACGTCATGCTCACGGCCAGGCGCGAACCCGGCCCGGCGCCGGTCCCGGCAAACGCCGAGGCCCGGGCCTTCCTGGCCGGGCGCATCGACGACCCGGCCGGCACGGACGCGGTGCCGCTCACCGACGACCACGCCCCGGTGGAATGGCTGGGGCTGGGACTGGGGCTTTAG
- a CDS encoding carbonic anhydrase: protein MKRVFSTMVTVVVCLGLAALSLASSGGSGLGADEALTKLKEGNGRYVAGATVAPHQDAARRHETATGGQHPFATVLSCADSRVPVEVVFDQGVGDIFVVRVAGNVAAVDEIGTMEYGAEHLGVPLIVVLAHTKCGAVTAVVKNEPVTENIGQLVAPIVPAVKAVKARFASDSLDDVINKSIEANMWQAISDIYAKSPMLKQMAAAGKVKVVGALYDIDSGQVRWFGEHPSQANLLAK from the coding sequence ATGAAACGAGTTTTTTCGACGATGGTCACGGTTGTCGTGTGTCTGGGGCTTGCCGCGTTGTCCCTGGCCTCTTCCGGGGGAAGCGGGCTCGGCGCCGACGAGGCCCTGACCAAACTCAAGGAAGGCAACGGCCGCTACGTGGCCGGGGCGACCGTGGCGCCGCACCAGGACGCCGCCCGCCGCCACGAGACCGCAACCGGCGGCCAGCATCCGTTCGCCACCGTGCTGTCCTGCGCCGATTCGCGCGTGCCCGTGGAAGTGGTCTTCGACCAGGGCGTGGGCGATATCTTCGTGGTGCGCGTGGCCGGCAACGTGGCCGCCGTGGACGAGATCGGCACCATGGAGTACGGCGCCGAGCACCTGGGCGTGCCGCTGATTGTCGTCCTGGCCCACACCAAGTGCGGCGCGGTCACGGCCGTGGTCAAAAACGAGCCCGTCACCGAGAACATCGGCCAGCTCGTGGCCCCCATCGTGCCGGCGGTCAAGGCCGTCAAGGCGCGTTTCGCCTCCGACAGCCTCGACGACGTCATCAACAAGTCCATCGAGGCCAACATGTGGCAGGCCATCAGCGACATTTACGCCAAAAGCCCGATGCTCAAGCAAATGGCCGCCGCCGGCAAGGTCAAGGTCGTGGGCGCGCTCTACGACATCGACTCCGGCCAGGTGCGCTGGTTCGGCGAGCATCCGAGCCAGGCCAACCTGCTCGCCAAATAA
- a CDS encoding SLC13 family permease, whose amino-acid sequence MRAIVVAVFVLVYAAMALGRLPGLALDRAGAAVLGAIVLVVSGLLTVPEAWNAADVPTLALLFGLMVVSAQLRLGGFYTAVSRRLIAASASPAGLLARIMAAAAVLSAVLANDIVCLAMAPILVEATLARGLSPLPYLLGLALAANIGSAATVIGNPQNMLIGQMARLSFTGYFAAVWPCVLASLALAWAGVVFAYRGRFAGPRVTLAVAAPPFHAWQSAKGLLAIGACMLLFCLGGVPRENVALACAGALLLSRRMASRETLALVDWQLLLLFLGLFVVNREVAAAGFLADLHAWLAGVGIDLGRPGWLFAVTAGLSNIVSNVPAVMLLLPGHESPQQATVLAVSSTLAGNLILPGSIANLIVADQALALGVRLDFARHARVGLPVTLASLGVSAWWLLG is encoded by the coding sequence GTGCGCGCCATCGTTGTTGCCGTTTTCGTGCTGGTCTACGCGGCCATGGCCCTGGGCCGCCTGCCGGGGCTGGCCCTGGACCGGGCCGGCGCGGCCGTGCTGGGGGCCATCGTGTTGGTCGTCTCGGGCCTGCTCACCGTGCCCGAGGCCTGGAACGCCGCCGACGTCCCCACCCTGGCCCTGCTGTTCGGGCTCATGGTCGTTTCGGCCCAGTTGCGCCTGGGCGGCTTCTACACCGCCGTCTCCCGCCGTCTCATCGCCGCTTCGGCCTCGCCGGCCGGCCTGCTCGCCCGGATCATGGCCGCCGCCGCCGTGCTGTCCGCCGTGTTGGCCAACGACATCGTCTGCCTGGCCATGGCCCCCATCCTGGTCGAGGCGACCCTGGCCCGGGGGCTTTCGCCCCTGCCCTATCTCCTGGGCCTGGCCCTGGCCGCCAACATCGGCTCGGCCGCAACCGTCATCGGCAACCCGCAAAACATGCTCATCGGCCAGATGGCCCGTTTGTCCTTCACGGGCTATTTCGCCGCCGTGTGGCCGTGCGTGCTGGCCTCCCTGGCCTTAGCCTGGGCCGGCGTGGTGTTCGCCTATCGCGGCCGCTTCGCCGGCCCCCGGGTGACCCTGGCCGTGGCCGCGCCGCCGTTTCACGCCTGGCAGTCGGCCAAGGGGCTTTTGGCCATCGGCGCCTGCATGCTCCTTTTCTGCCTGGGCGGCGTTCCCCGCGAGAACGTGGCCCTGGCCTGCGCCGGGGCCCTGCTCTTGAGCCGCCGCATGGCCTCGCGCGAGACGCTGGCCCTGGTCGACTGGCAGTTGCTGCTGCTTTTTCTGGGGCTTTTCGTGGTCAACCGCGAGGTGGCGGCGGCCGGGTTCCTGGCCGACCTCCACGCCTGGCTCGCCGGCGTCGGCATCGACCTCGGCCGGCCCGGCTGGCTTTTCGCCGTCACGGCCGGGCTGTCCAACATCGTCTCCAACGTGCCGGCCGTGATGCTCCTGCTGCCCGGCCACGAAAGCCCGCAGCAGGCCACCGTGCTCGCCGTGTCCAGTACGCTTGCCGGCAACCTGATCCTGCCCGGCAGCATCGCCAACCTCATCGTGGCCGACCAGGCCCTCGCCCTGGGCGTGCGCCTGGACTTCGCGCGCCACGCCAGGGTGGGCCTGCCCGTGACCCTGGCCAGCCTGGGCGTGAGCGCCTGGTGGCTGCTCGGCTGA
- a CDS encoding diaminopimelate decarboxylase: MELYRKARDAGLIREGDTAVILYDLDRLEARFLGLCEAFGAQARHAVAIKANPLPPVLAFLAGLGAFAEAASLPELHLALEAGFSPGRIVFDSPAKTVEELRLAVTLGIALNADNLDELARLAAVASELGIAPRAGLRLNPQVGLGRIRATSVAGGYSKFGVPLEQRQAIVGAFRRYPWLTDLHVHIGSQGCPLELLVAGVGAVYDLAGEIDAACGGRLQRLDIGGGLPVAYRETDAPPTPAAYVAALKARCPGILSGRLEVVTEFGRYLHAPCAVAASSVEYVKRQKGHRTAVIHLGADMFVRECYNPRDWPHKVRLLGPDGRDKPGRPGLWHLAGPLCFSGDFPIFRARLPEVAPGDVVVIEDVGAYTLAMWSRYNSRQMPRVIGARGGRFAVLRERETPRDLIRFWLGPQPPSAGQ, from the coding sequence ATGGAGTTGTATCGCAAGGCCCGCGACGCCGGCCTGATCCGGGAAGGCGACACCGCCGTGATACTCTACGATCTCGACCGCCTGGAGGCGCGCTTCCTTGGCCTTTGCGAGGCCTTCGGAGCCCAGGCGCGCCACGCCGTGGCGATCAAGGCCAATCCGCTGCCGCCCGTCCTGGCCTTTCTGGCCGGACTTGGGGCCTTCGCGGAAGCGGCCAGCCTGCCGGAATTGCACCTGGCCCTGGAGGCCGGCTTTTCCCCCGGCCGCATCGTCTTCGACTCCCCGGCCAAGACCGTGGAGGAACTGCGCCTGGCCGTGACCCTCGGCATCGCCCTAAACGCCGACAACCTGGACGAACTGGCCCGGCTGGCCGCGGTGGCCTCGGAACTTGGCATTGCGCCCCGGGCCGGGCTTCGCCTCAACCCGCAGGTGGGCCTTGGCCGCATCCGGGCCACGAGCGTGGCCGGCGGCTACTCCAAGTTCGGCGTGCCCCTGGAGCAGCGCCAGGCCATTGTCGGCGCCTTTCGCCGCTATCCGTGGCTCACCGACCTGCATGTCCACATCGGCTCCCAGGGCTGTCCCCTGGAGCTGCTCGTGGCCGGGGTGGGGGCCGTGTACGACCTGGCCGGGGAGATCGACGCCGCCTGCGGCGGGCGTCTCCAGCGCCTGGACATCGGCGGCGGACTGCCCGTGGCCTATCGGGAGACGGACGCGCCGCCGACCCCGGCCGCCTATGTCGCGGCCTTGAAGGCCCGCTGCCCGGGCATCCTGTCGGGCCGCTTGGAGGTGGTGACGGAATTCGGGCGCTACCTGCACGCACCCTGCGCCGTGGCCGCGAGTTCCGTGGAATACGTCAAGCGCCAGAAAGGGCACCGCACGGCCGTGATCCACCTCGGCGCGGACATGTTCGTGCGCGAGTGCTACAATCCCCGCGACTGGCCCCACAAGGTCCGGCTGCTCGGCCCGGACGGCCGGGACAAGCCCGGCCGTCCGGGCCTGTGGCATCTGGCCGGCCCGTTGTGTTTTTCCGGGGATTTCCCGATTTTCCGGGCCAGGCTTCCCGAGGTCGCGCCCGGCGACGTGGTCGTCATCGAGGATGTGGGCGCCTACACCCTGGCCATGTGGTCGCGCTACAACAGCCGGCAGATGCCCCGGGTCATCGGGGCGCGGGGCGGCCGTTTCGCCGTGTTGCGCGAGCGCGAGACCCCCCGGGACCTGATCCGGTTCTGGCTGGGGCCGCAGCCGCCAAGCGCCGGCCAGTAG